One window of Trifolium pratense cultivar HEN17-A07 linkage group LG5, ARS_RC_1.1, whole genome shotgun sequence genomic DNA carries:
- the LOC123884552 gene encoding NAP1-related protein 2-like isoform X2 yields the protein MQRKTREADLIRKEVEHHRSIMTPLYEKRNEVIKTIPNFWLTVFLNNKTLSKQLNNTDKKIFEFLSSIEVDKFEAGHSIDFVFQTNDYFSNTNLKKTFTYNEDGELVSINSTKIDWKPNKGIPDKIDHNNEGLSTSNLSFFHWFYSTMEKDELIFEDKIAGIIKDEVFPDALKFLDDDHNNLEGEGPSEERNY from the exons ATGCAAAGAAAGACTAGAGAAG CTGATCTTATTCGAAAGGAGGTTGAGCACCATCGGTCGATAATGACTCCTTTGtatgaaaaaaggaatgaagtaattaaGACGATTCCGAACTTTTGGCTTACTGTT TTTCTGAACAATAAAACTCTAAGCAAACAATTGAACAACACAGATAAAAAG attttcGAGTTCTTAAGTTCCATTGAGGTTGACAAATTTGAAGCTGGTCATTCAATCGATTTT GTTTTTCAAACTAATGACTATTTTAGTAATACCAATCTGAAAAAGACTTTTACCTACAATGAAGATGGTGAATTAGTAAGCATTAACTCTACAAAAATTGACTGGAAACCTAACAAA GGAATTCCGGACAAAATTGATCACAACAATGAAGGATTGTCTACTTCCAATCTGAG TTTCTTTCATTGGTTCTATAGCACAATGGAGAAAGATGAACTGATTTTTGAAGATAAG ATTGCAGGGATAATTAAAGATGAAGTATTCCCAGATGCTCTCAAATTTTTAGACGAT GATCATAATAACCTTGAAGGTGAAGGTCCATCAGAAGAAAGAAATTATTAA
- the LOC123884552 gene encoding NAP1-related protein 2-like isoform X1: MDSDMIKLCKERLEKKIKKQKADLIRKEVEHHRSIMTPLYEKRNEVIKTIPNFWLTVFLNNKTLSKQLNNTDKKIFEFLSSIEVDKFEAGHSIDFVFQTNDYFSNTNLKKTFTYNEDGELVSINSTKIDWKPNKGIPDKIDHNNEGLSTSNLSFFHWFYSTMEKDELIFEDKIAGIIKDEVFPDALKFLDDDHNNLEGEGPSEERNY; the protein is encoded by the exons atggaTTCTGATATGATCAAGCTATGCAAAGAAAGACTAGAGAAG aaaattaaGAAACAGAAAGCTGATCTTATTCGAAAGGAGGTTGAGCACCATCGGTCGATAATGACTCCTTTGtatgaaaaaaggaatgaagtaattaaGACGATTCCGAACTTTTGGCTTACTGTT TTTCTGAACAATAAAACTCTAAGCAAACAATTGAACAACACAGATAAAAAG attttcGAGTTCTTAAGTTCCATTGAGGTTGACAAATTTGAAGCTGGTCATTCAATCGATTTT GTTTTTCAAACTAATGACTATTTTAGTAATACCAATCTGAAAAAGACTTTTACCTACAATGAAGATGGTGAATTAGTAAGCATTAACTCTACAAAAATTGACTGGAAACCTAACAAA GGAATTCCGGACAAAATTGATCACAACAATGAAGGATTGTCTACTTCCAATCTGAG TTTCTTTCATTGGTTCTATAGCACAATGGAGAAAGATGAACTGATTTTTGAAGATAAG ATTGCAGGGATAATTAAAGATGAAGTATTCCCAGATGCTCTCAAATTTTTAGACGAT GATCATAATAACCTTGAAGGTGAAGGTCCATCAGAAGAAAGAAATTATTAA
- the LOC123884551 gene encoding probable inactive purple acid phosphatase 28 codes for MDSQNTTTEKNWKHSLLYLIFIISILHLTNQTNFSRKLILGNETVRIKKNPELPLRFRSDGTFKILQVADMHYGNGITRCRDVLASEFEFCSDLNTTQFLKRVIEDESPDFLAFTGDNIFGSSSPDAAESMFKAFGPAMESGLPWAAILGNHDQESTLNREELMTLISLMDYSVSQINPSADSLTDSATGRMISKIDGFGNYNLRVYGAPGSMLANNSVLNLFFLDSGDRVVYQGIRTYGWIKDSQLQWLRHVSRELQGQETDATYPIKTPALAFFHIPIPEIRQLFYKEIIGKFQEGVACSRVNSAVLQTFVSMGDVKAVFIGHDHTNDFCGKLDEIWFCYGSGIGYHGYGKAGWPRRARIIQAELQKGKKSWTNVQRIMTWKRLDDEKMSKIDEQVLWDRLLSR; via the exons atggaTTCTCAGAACACAACAACAGAAAAAAACTGGAAACACTCTCTTCTCTATCTAATCTTCATCATTTCAATTCTTCACCttacaaatcaaacaaatttcTCACGTAAATTAATTCTCGGCAACGAAACAGTGCGTATCAAGAAGAATCCAGAACTTCCTCTCCGGTTCCGTTCCGACGGTACCTTCAAAATCCTCCAA GTTGCTGATATGCATTATGGAAATGGAATAACGAGGTGTAGAGATGTGTTAGCTTCTGAATTTGAGTTTTGTTCTGATCTCAATACTACTCAATTTTTGAAGCGTGTTATTGAGGATGAAAGTCCTGATTTTCTTGCATTTACTG GAGATAATATATTTGGATCAAGCAGTCCTGATGCTGCAGAATCTATGTTTAAAGCATTTGGTCCTGCCATGGAATCAGGACTTCCTTGGGCTGCAATTTTGGGAAACCATGACCAAGAATCAACTTTGAATCGTGAAGAATTAATGACCTTAATCTCCCTTATGGACTATTCAGTCTCCCAGATCAATCCATCAGCTGATAGTCTTACTGATTCTGCTACTGGGCGCATGATCTCTAAAATTGATGGCTTCGGAAATTATAACCTAAGAGTTTATGGTGCCCCAGGTTCAATGCTTGCAAACAACAGTGTTTTGAATCTTTTCTTTCTTGACAGTGGTGACCGGGTTGTTTATCAGGGAATTCGAACTTATGGATGGATCAAAGACTCCCAACTTCAATGGCTGCGTCATGTTTCTCGAGAACTCCAG GGACAAGAGACTGATGCTACTTATCCAATCAAAACACCGGCACTTGCATTTTTCCATATTCCTATTCCAGAAATTCGGCAGCTGTTTTATAAAGAGATTATAGGGAAATTTCAAGAGGGTGTAGCTTGTTCTCGGGTGAACTCAGCAGTATTGCAAACCTTTGTCTCCATGGGAGATGTGAAGGCCGTGTTCATAGGCCACGACCACACCAATGACTTCTGTGGGAAGTTGGATGAGATATGGTTTTGTTACGGCAGTGGAATCGGTTACCATGGATATGGAAAAGCTGGGTGGCCAAGGAGAGCAAGAATTATACAGGCTGAACTTCAGAAGGGAAAAAAGTCATGGACAAATGTGCAGAGAATTATGACTTGGAAACGACTTGATGATGAGAAAATGAGCAAAATTGATGAACAAGTCCTATGGGATCGATTGCTTTCTAGATGA